The Denticeps clupeoides chromosome 4, fDenClu1.1, whole genome shotgun sequence genome segment AAAATTAACATAACCACGGTACAACTGGTGTGCTTATTCTGGTCATTGTCATGGTTGCAAAGATACACAATGTGCCcttcaaaggaaaaaaaaaaacctaatcaattataataatcagaacaatattaataaaaacaataatattaataatacaatacatACAAAGAATAATGAGAACATTTAATTGCCCAAAACTCATTAAAATTTACAcgttaaaagaaaataaaaattaaatggtaGGTTCAGACTTTTCCCCATCTCTTAAAACTACTGCATCCATAAGGTCACGAGATAAaccaacaaaaatataaaatgaaaagatgATTAGTTGAATGGGTGGTCCCTCCCCTTCTCTCTGGCCTCATTGTCTCGGGCCGGAGAGGAATCCAGGGAGGCAGGTCGAGTCAGTGAGGAGGGACTTCCTGTGGCTCGCAGGCTGCTTCCTGCCCCCACCGCCACTCCCGCCACCTCCACTCATTTTGCACGCGCTGGGGAGTGGAGGCTTCACAAGGGACCCATGCTCCAGGGGCATCCCAGGGGGCTGAGCAGTACAGAGTTCCCAAGGCAGTTTTCGAGGTGAGGTGGCCATTGTGGGGAAGTTAGGGGGGTTGGGGTGAtggtttttataaaaatgttgtttgaATGTTTAATTTGTTATTGAGGTGCCAGGGTTGGGAGGCACAAAAAGAAATCAGATTAAAGGGGAAACACAAAATGATGGTTGAAAAGGgtaccaaaaaaacaaaaatagagggaaaaaaataataaaaggaaacaaacaaaaaaaagaagaagaatcacACACTCATCGTCATGTTGGGTGAATACtgaaaagagagaagagggaaaggggaggggagagagatgaGAGCAAGCACACaacaaatatgaaaacattACACAATGCAGTACAGTGATGGCCTATCGGTGCATCCCAGAATGCAGCAGAATGCATGGTTGTGTTTACAAGGCAGTGACCAATGGGATCAATGACATTTCAAACTACCAGCTTTGAACTTCCTTCCCCAACAGTTGGCCTATTACAGGGCTGAGCTATCAGGCTACAACAGTGTATAAGTACATAACACTTAACCTATTGATGGAGTCTTAAAATCACTTAATTTTGCAATAAATTGGCCAAAACTGATAACAGTATGTGTATGAAAACAACCAGATTCATAATTTAAGggaacaaaatacaaaaaaatgagtTTGTTAAGAAAGAAAATTCAATTTGGGCGACAATGTGTACATTTATATCAGGATAATTTTATCTTGATATATTTCCTAGCCCATGGTAGGCGCTGCACTCACACTTTACCCTCTCATACGAACATGAATGACTTTGAGTCCTCACTATTGAATGCCAGCTGACTGGCGGTCAGGTCTGCGGCTGCTGGAATGAGCCATATGAATGGAGGATCAGAGGACTGGAGGGCTGGACTGAGGGTGGGCTCTACTCACACTTTCACTTTGGAATGGGTTGAGGAAGTTGCCGCCCATCTCGCCGTCATCACGTGGGGTGCCAGGGGGGTTGTTCATGCCTGCCATGTTGTTGGGAGAGTTCTGTGGGATTAAAAACAAGCAAATTAATAAGcaaactaaaaacacacacattttcaagtCAAATGCCTTCACACATATTTCTACAGACCTTTGGCAACCCATCCATGTCGCCAGAACCtaagataaaaataaacaaacaaataaataaataaatgattatatatTAGCCTTCAGTTGATCATCTATACATATAACCAGCCTGTCTATGACAGCTCTCACCTAATGATCCATTCATATGGTGGGGTTCCATTGCACCCATTCCACCCATTGGGCCATCAGGACCAGGACCCATGGGGAACTGAGAGACAAAATAAAGATGTGAATATTATCATTTCAGCTTTAATAGTCTTAATGAGCATGTAAATCAGAATTTTATCAAACACCTGCTCTGTAGAAATcacaaaacaagtcaaaatgctAAACAAACACAGTCTACACCTTTAACACACAGACGGCCACATGTATCTAACAGATGAAGTCACATAGACAAAAAGTTAACAGCTATACAGATATAATGGATCAACTGCTGTCTTTTAACAATCTGTTTCACAAAGGAGATGATACAAGGTTCAACTCACATTAGGTCTGTTGCCGCCTGGTCCAATGGGATTCATCATTGTGTAGATATTTTCACTGGAGTTTGTGGAATCTGCAAAAATAACACACCCAAAAGAGAGatcattataaatacatttccggataacacatatgcacacacacctcaaaaaACCTGATCCTGCTAATGAAGGGGTCGAAATGCATGCTGGGGACATGAGAACTGTGGGTCGCCAGAAAGGTAATAGAGAACTGCTGCTTTATTGGGCTGGTATTACTATTACTTGGTTTCGATTATCCAAGGTTGATTCAAGGACAGTGAAATGCACTGGTTGGTTCCATTGTACACAaaattcatctttttaaaacaCCGGACCTCTCTAGGTCCAACCAGAAGTGGCTCTGTGACATGTAACTGTTCTCTTCACTCAACTGTATATTCACACATGTATAATACTGTTATTCTGACACACTAATACACAACTGACCTCCGGGACTTGGCATGATCGGAGTTCCTGGTGGACCCCCCCCTCCCGGAGGACCCTGGGAAAAAGAAATCATATGAGCTTTagtgcacacacagacacattgcCCATAAATTCCTGCTCAGGCTCATAAAACCACTACCAATGCCTAGAGCTCCTGATGCAAACACAGCAGAGGAGCAATCTTAAAACAAAGACACTGTAAGGCACTGGGGAATTGTCGCGACAGTTTGACTAATGTGGAGATACTTTACTGGAAAAGGAGACGCCAACAGCAAAATGGAGGAAAATAGTAATTACTTGAGTAAAATATAATCTATATATTTACAAAGTTTAACATGTAgttaattttgcattttaaatttctCTCCTTTTACCGCCACATCCCgtgccattctttttttttgggtcaaGAGTTAGTGCAGATGGCCAAGTGTACAGTCCACTGTTTGCTACTCACCACATAGTTGCCTGGAGATGAGGAGGAGTATGCTATCTgcggggacaaaaaaaaaaaaactgtcatctTAATGCACATTTATGAATGGTACACACAGCGTATACTGATAACATTAGCTTAACTCCCTCCTTAATAGCCTTAAGGACTCCTGTTCCACTGATAAAAAGCTACAGCTGAGATAACAATGGCATGATTCATTGACTCTTACAGAGTTAGCATTGGGGTTGGGCCACGGCCCCCGTCCTCCTGGGCCCCTGGAAGACAAAGAGCAGAAAGGAGCATGAGGAGATTGTTTGCACTATTCATGTTCATACTTATTTGCCTTGTTTAACATGTGACCCTTATATAATAAAACTATCAAGAACTGATGAGTATGAGTAGGATCAGAAAATGCTTAGTCtggtgtgggggaaaaaaaagcaatggaCACAAAGTGGGGTCTTTTGGTTTTGTAAAGCATTGGCAGCTATTAGCACCTGGGATTCAAAATGTCACACATCTGAATGCTACAGTGCTAAAGCATCTGcatgtttgtctgtgtctgtgaccATGTCTGCAAAGAAATtatgatgtgacattagtgaagtCTCCTTACATACAAATCCAGTCCTAAGAATGACTCAAGTACTCACATGTTCATGCCAGGCATTCCTGGCCCTCCTAGAGAGTTGGGCGGCGGTCTCATCCCACCATAGTTCTGCATAGTGGAAGCAAAGGGAGCAtttggaattaaaaaataagatTGAAGTAGCCGTGCTCATAACATACCCACCTACAAACCAGAGGACCATAAAAATCACAGGTTGGAACCCTACTTACTACTAGTTGAATAATTTGAGTGTTCAGGGGTAGGCTGCCCTAGTGCAGGTCAGTATTAAGTACTAGGGCAGCCTACCCCTGAAAAGACTTATTCGGTCAGTCAAATCTAAGCCACACAAATTTGAAATTTGTTTCTGCTTTTACCACAGAGGTGTCACTGGCATTCCAGAGTACTCCACAGAGTAGTTAAGGGTCAAAGATCGACAAGTCAAAGTAACTACCAACAACTAGTTCAGACTACACAATTTTAAAcccggggcagcggtggcctagcggttaaggaagcagccccgtaatcagaaggttgccggttttacctgtcatggcttcccactgctcaccaagggtgattgttaaaagcagaggacacatttcgttgtgtcaccgtgtgctgtgtgtcacttcactttcaatgttgCTGAACAGGCAAACTATTGATTGATCAGTATGAACCCTTTTTGCAGTGTAAATCGTAATCCAATGATTTTGACGGTAATCAATTTCTTATGTTTGTCTACGGGTGTTTGTCAAAGTGTGTAATGTTGCGGGGCACATGCCAGTCTTTATGTGCCGGTGTAATGTCTGTGTGGGTGCACCGGGTCTAAAGCAAATCTTCTTTGTTCCACAGATTTTTCCCATTTGTCAAACAGATGCCTTACCAGCTGCCCATCTGTAGGCAGCCTGTGTTTACCGGCTCAGGGTTAAAAAAggtgagaaagagaggggaCTGTAGGACACGGGCTTAAAGGCCAGACATCACTTCAGAATTTCATTTACCATGATGCACAGTGTAGAAAATATTGGCGGTAATTATGGGAATACCAATGTGGAAACATACTGCTGACCACTGGTAGTGCTAGAAGAAACTGTATAAAGTTGGTGTACCTGTGGTCCCATGCCACCCATTCCTCTGGGAGGGTTCATTCGCATTGGGCCCCCCATGTTAGGGTGTCCTGGCAAGAGAGGAGAAAGCATGAGTGAAGAGGGTGATAACCTCTGCCGCTGCAGTCCATCTGTGTTGAGATCTGCTGGTACCTTGAGGTCTGGTGGGGTCCAAACTGTTTGGCAGGAGTGGCTGTGACCCTGGAACGCCAACTGGAGGCTGAGAGACCGAAAGAATAGTGACTACAGTAAGTATTTATAGACATCAATATTTTCACAGTCAGCTATCAATGAAGTTTCAAAGCTCAATTATCATCACTGCAATTAACAAGAAACTTAACCCGGTGCTGCTTAGTGACAGCATGCTGCTCTTTATAA includes the following:
- the LOC114788402 gene encoding single-stranded DNA-binding protein 3 translates to MYAKGKGAVVPSDSQAREKLALYVYEYLLHVGAQKSAQTFLSEIRWEKNITLGEPPGFLHSWWCVFWDLYCAAPDRRETCEHSSEAKAFHDYSAAAAPSPVMGNMPPNDGMPGGPMPPGFFQGPPGSQQSPHAQPPPHNPSNPMMGPHGQPFMSPRYPGGPRPSLRMPNQPPVGVPGSQPLLPNSLDPTRPQGHPNMGGPMRMNPPRGMGGMGPQNYGGMRPPPNSLGGPGMPGMNMGPGGRGPWPNPNANSIAYSSSSPGNYVGPPGGGGPPGTPIMPSPGDSTNSSENIYTMMNPIGPGGNRPNFPMGPGPDGPMGGMGAMEPHHMNGSLGSGDMDGLPKNSPNNMAGMNNPPGTPRDDGEMGGNFLNPFQSESYSPNMTMSV